A DNA window from Gigantopelta aegis isolate Gae_Host chromosome 4, Gae_host_genome, whole genome shotgun sequence contains the following coding sequences:
- the LOC121372114 gene encoding bcl-2 homologous antagonist/killer-like gives MASWGSDSGSEDDFIRPPRSPRLMIPHPPEQLHPDTEQNVAEQTEDIFKNFFYQRYRQEQIRQPYDATPRVPELLEFGEAPLSPTAEIGRQLARIGDDINDRYSDVFTEMMRNLNINENTAYEAFANVARKLIENGINWGRVLTLLCFGYRIAVSILKSGTAKFAAFMKKIVGYFVTFIMKEKIAKWIADHGGWGAALSFVPSMSTGKFIALLSLAFLSVAAVIYKKYA, from the exons ATGGCCAGTTGGGGAAGTGACTCAGGGAGTGAAGATGACTTTATCCGACCTCCAAGGTCTCCACGTTTGATGATTCCGCATCCTCCAGAGCAGTTACATCCAGATACGGAACAGAATGTCGCTGAACAGACTgaagatattttcaaaaatttcTTTTACCAGAGATACAGACAGGAACAGATTCGTCAACCTTATGATGCTACACCAAGAGTGCCTGAACTTCTAGAATTTGGTGAAGCTCCCTTGAG TCCAACTGCTGAGATTGGTCGTCAATTGGCAAGAATTGGTGATGACATCAATGACAGATACTCGGATGTATTTACGGAGATGATGCGAAATTtgaatattaatgaaaatacagcTTATGAAGCTTTTGCCAATGTGGCTCGAAA gTTAATTGAGAATGGTATTAACTGGGGAAGAGTATTAACTCTGCTCTGCTTTGGCTACCGAATAGCCGTCAGTATCCTGAAGTCTGGAACAGCTAAATTTGCAGCTTTCATGAAAAAAATTGTTGGCTATTTTGTGACTTTTATTATGAAAGAGAAGATAGCCAAATGGATTGCTGATCATGGAGGATGG GGAGCAGCACTTTCTTTTGTTCCTTCCATGAGTACGGGGAAGTTTATTGCCTTGTTAAGTCTGGCTTTTCTCTCTGTGGCAGCTGTTATATACAAGAAATATGCCTAG